In the genome of Zobellia nedashkovskayae, the window ACTACGGGATGGGTAGATGCACGTTGTCTTTCTTTTGTACTCAAAAATGCAGACAAAATATAAATATCAGAGCTTCTAACATGCTCCGGCATTTCTTCCAACTTTTCTAGAAATTCCCAACCATTCATTTTAGGCATGACCAAATCTAACAATATAACGTCTGGTAATTCTTTGTCTCCCTCAAGACTATCTGACAGTACTTTTAAAGCAACTTCAGCACTATCAAAATCTACTACATGATAAGGTTTTTTCAACTGCTCTATACCATAACGTGCCGCAAATAACGAAACGAGATCGTCATCTATTATCCAAATTGTTAAGGGGGTCACGTTTTCAAATATCATAATTACACAAAATATAGTAAGAAAAAACTTTCAAATCAAAAAAAAGACTCTTATTTAAAATAAATGTATGTAAAAGATTTATTATTACACCCCTTTTCAGGCTACTGTTACCGC includes:
- a CDS encoding response regulator — translated: MIFENVTPLTIWIIDDDLVSLFAARYGIEQLKKPYHVVDFDSAEVALKVLSDSLEGDKELPDVILLDLVMPKMNGWEFLEKLEEMPEHVRSSDIYILSAFLSTKERQRASTHPVVKGYFDKPISKRALSRIFGEKEETKE